CCTATTGGCAGCGGGGATACGGTTGGCCAGTAGCTCTCAAAATTTAACTGGCGATATGAATATGATTCCTTGGACAAGATGGCGCCACGTGTGGAGCGGACCACCGTCCACTTGCTTGTGCCACGTGATGATATCATCCATCGCCTCCCACCGCGCAGTCCGGTGCTCTGGAGAAGAGAAGGCGcgaggttcgccggagaggagAGGACGAACTGCTGCCGGCGGCAACCGCCACGTCGGTAAACTGCTTATACCTAATGTGTTAACTTCACTTGAAACAAAAGCAGTTTGCAGCTAATTAAGATATCGTCTTCCTGTCCCTTTCGCCGCTGGGCAGCAATTGATTGATTGATTCCGGCGTGTTCGACGGCGCCGGCCAGCCGCATCCATGCTGGCTCACCCGGGCGGGGTCGGGGTGGTCCGAGCTTCGGTGGCCAGGGAGCCCCTCTTCACCTTCGGCGTCATCGCCGACGTCCAGTACGCCGACATACCGGACGGCCGCTCCTTCCTCGGCGTGCCTCGGTACTATCGCCACAGCATCACCGTGCTCCAGAGGGCGGTCCGCAGCTGGAACAGCCACAAGGCCGGCGTCAAGTTCTGCGTCAACTTCGGCGACATCGTCGACGGGTTCTGCCCCAAGGACCGGTCGCTTTCAGCCGTGCAGGCCGTCGTGGCAGAGTTCGACCGGTTCCACGGCGGCCCGGCGTACCACATGCTCGGCAACCACTGCCTGTACAACCTCCCAAGGAGCGAGCTGGTGTCCGTGCTGCGGATGCCTGGGCGCGCCTACTACGACTTCTCGCCGTGGCCGGGGTACAGGTTCGTGGTCCTGGACGCGTACGACTTCAGTGCCGTCGGCTGGCCGCGCGACCACCctgtggcggcggcggccaggaggtTCCTGGAGGAGAGGAACCCGAACTCGGATAAAAACAGCCCGACCGGGCTGGCAGGGGAGGACCGGCGGTTCGTGATGTTCAACGGCGGCGTGGGCGAGGAGCAGCTTCGGTGGCTGGACGGCGTCCTGCGGGACGCGTCGCGGCGCGGGGAGACCGTGGTGGTGTGCAGCCACCTGCCGCTCCACCCCGGTGCGGCGTCCCCCGCGGGGCTTATGTGGAACTACGAGGAGGCGCTGGCAGTGGTGCACCGGCACGGATGCGTCGCGGCGTGCCTCGCGGGGCACGACCACAAGGGCGGGTACGCCGTGGACGCGTGCGGCGTGCACCACCGCACCCTGGAGGCCGCGCTCGAGTGCCCGCCAGGCACCGACGCGTTTGGCCACGTCGATGTGTTCCCCGGCAGGCTGTCGCTCGCCGGATCCGGCAGGATGGCGAGCACCGACATGCTGCTCACCCTCCCTCGGCTGAGctagccagcagcagcagcagctgctgctgcttcAGTATTCATGCGAGCAGCTGATGCTTGCTCCACTCGATCCACGGGTTCGGCTGTACTGTGTAGCCATTAGCTCGCAACAGTTACTTAGTTGTATGTGTAACGATTCACCATCTCGAACTGATTCGACTCAAATTGGAAATGGTGCGTAGAATTTGCAAATGTCATTTGGAAATGTGTTCTAACTTGTAAATTGCCGCTCTTTCTCACTGGAGCAGCGGACAATGCTACACGTaccaaaagtactccctccgtttttttgTTTGCatatataaaatttggtcaaagtcaaactttgtgacTAGCTTTGTATGAAAATATATCAACATTCAcactatgaaatcaatattataaatgcatgatgaaattaattttcataacatataacTTTTGTTTTGTGGATGTTGATATTGTTTCtatagtcaaactttacaaagtttgactttgacccaAATCTTACATACGAACAAAAAAGAAACGGAGAAAGTAATGCAAGAGTTCTACTTAAAAGCTGATGTGAAGAAGATTAATTGGGTCAGGATTAGCAGCTGAGGCCCACCCCCGTTGAAATTCATGGGGCCAATAGGATTTGTTTAGAAGGTTACGTAGGTCTTCGTGGTCTATTCGTAGATGTAGCATTATTGATAGAGCGGCAGTGTTTTTCCTTTCACTTCTGCTTTGATACACCCTTTCTAAATATATCAAAACATATCAACGGTGGAGGTCCATCCATTATTGATTAGCATTATGCCACCATTAATCCCCTTCCCTTGTCACATCTCGACCTCGGGCTAATGCTTGGTGTGTCACACCCATGCGAAGGATGTGGCTCAGGCTCTATTTAAATGTGCCCAAGCAAAATAAGTATGACAATTCCTTGAGCGGCATTAATGAAGAAAATAtaccgtagaggcaataataaagttgttatttatatttccttatatcatgataaatatttattattcatgctaaaattgtattaattGAAAACTtagaacatgtgtgaatacatagacaaaacaaagtgtccctagtatgcctctacttgtaacatcccaaatttccaatttggaatgttatacataggtcatcatatgcatatcatattttatttgcattttggttttgtgatcctaaaatcctaagcaactcaaggacccacggagagagttggggatttttattattttcatatttgaactttctcaaatattgaaaagtggatcattttggttttattttttctctctccaaataatatttcatatcaaaaatatatgagaggagataatatgacttcttcaaaataaatgaaatattggaggaaaaatattaaaatcaaataaaatattttatttggatttattgctattttatttaaattagaaaaatatgcattttcaaaattgcatttttaggccaagaaaatgttcaatttgttctaaattttttatttagactgtgaaaatttgttttgacatttttagatttttattttatttttatttagaaCTTTTCTCGGTAGAACcgtatttaaaaaaaagtttcggacagaactgggccgaaggcccagccggcccaaccgAGCGCCGCCGCCTACCCGAGTCGGGCGCGACacggactcgccggagtccggccgcgccgcgccgcccgcgtcgcccctcGCGCAAGCCGGAGCCGCCCCCCTTAAATACCGGAGCCCCCGCCGCCCTCTTCCCCTCGTCCCGCGTCGCCACCGCCgaagccgccagccgccgccgacaCGCCACCGCCTGCCACCGCCGCCCACTGCGCCCCTGTCGCCGCCAGCCGTTGCCGCCCCTCCgccccacaccaccccgcgcctcgccggagctccgctgGAAGCCGCCGCCATcggatccgccgccaccgccggattTGTCggttttcgtcacggtttttattcgGTTTAGGTAAAACCGCCAATTTTTCTTTAAAACCccagatgcatttttttacagttttcgttggtttatttatttagcggacgttcgtccattcgttcgtttgaacgaacgttgttcgccggttaggttcagacagcgaacgttcgttccttagtcttttatttttattttattttcggccagggacctatccacgattaaTTTTATCGCAGATTaacccctgatcttcaaaccctcgccgtttcctaaccgtttgtccaaatccagtgaaaccaacgccaaaatattcgtctcgaacccctctttctgtttaatcaacttgaacagggtttttgaaaaattaaaatttggttgcaagcagatttgcattcgaagttcttttgaccataGTTTCAGTTTCGTACCTCCGatttgatcgattctttttgcaaatcgaacctcttcagttcaactttcagtttggatcttcttatttgatgtTTTACCTTGCatatttgcttgagtgcttatgtatgctattgtttgtttgcgatagaattcccggagtgcgcagcgtgctactacgagtcactaggttttgcggatcatcggcaaggcaagtaacacattgatcatacccctttattacccaatttttatgcattagttacaaccctcaaacattgcacgaGTAGGAtttcttaacatgtgggttttgggaagtagttgatgaggtagaacctattgcccttttattatcaaacccctgggagttacttctacgttatgctatttattgccatgctatgctcgtagacgtggattgggtttgagtgtatccatgacaaatgtgagattatcaattaatggtttacttaaggtggctacttcaacacacatctgggtggattggttgcgggcacctagggatataccagtgatgtcctttttggttcgccacccaggctcaaagggatcataagattattcatgctagaaacttccgtgtgcagccacaagctattatgggctctagcatagtggagtaagttgcatgacctcttccaatggtaggctagcagatgtagggggtgtaggttggtactgtctaccgggttagagttaatgcttctgaaagactgtgtctcggtcatccgtttatcaaacaccttgtagtgcgagaaatccaatagaggagatcgagtcttgtggggaaaagtgcgcaaacctctgcagagtgtacaaactaatcatggttagccgtgcccCGGTTAtgtacatcttgagtatctggttcttggattatcttgTGGATCTCGTCACCCTAAATTAATTTGTTAggatgttaattacttttaattgggattgagatggggttttaccattctcaatgttttttcaactaccatgatagttaaataaaatatattccttttttaTAGGAAaagttggcttttcgcaaaaaacattataaccatagagcctccaccagccatatatgcatgtagtgatagctattacttgtttcattgctctactgtgttatcttgctAGCATatcccatgtgctgacccgttttcgggctgcaacatatcatgttgtagacttttcagacgatgagtaaggtgcgctaggtcgttgtcgtgcactcacctatgcgttggagttgatggactcactttatcttccaagccttccgttgttatcttacttagatggccttaagccatacttattgtaataagttctcttttgagacattcgatgtaataggtgtgtgattgccactctgttataaatccttcaagtactgtgtgtgtcagcattaccgatctagggatgacacttatgcatataGATTTGGctgtttgaggtcggatcgctacaagatggtatcaaagcacacgctgaatgtaggacacgacaaCTAAGATGAGCCacaggtcactcttctctactcatttctgacttctctccatcttctactctataggatggcggacacaaggaacaagtttacacagccagatgaagacacaccttttggacgacacttgaaggaagtcactaggtacctgaacattggaataccaagcttcaccgggacctacaccgtcactttaccagaagaagagcgttggatgattcgagttcaagttccaggaaggacgttcacgccagtaactgagcccatagagttttccttcgatgcaccaacctggagtctaggaaagagcatggcagctcacatcgtcATAGGACGCATcgacgaagtttatcacaaggatcttaaggacactatttactagatatgtgggtgccgagatgagcaatgggagatgatcagcaccaggaaggacaggtccattgcagccttcattcaggagttaaaccagcacattcgacgccatgagaaccaaatgtgcgcaagcatgatagatctgaagaagttgatgactaggaacatggagctggaagaggaactcaagtctacacgcgacgaaTACGAGGAGGAAATCACCGTATTGGTAGAGATGAACGGCgtcctgacaaggaagctaggagtattcatgggagaccctgcgccaggaagagatgacgaccatcccaaggactacatcatcatcgacgacactgactccgaccctagtgatgatgattatgaagacgaagccggagcagatatcatggagtcttctaccgatcaaaatttctagtagaccaccatactattagtagtatttcccccatgtatatattagtagtccgaccactgtaatgatagttagatcgattgtatgcccttacttgaaattgttttggtgtgatatgtttgtgtttgtctcatgtgcatatgggtagtgttttcgcactagacctcattctattctaatctctcccctctaaaccatcagatgcctccaagacgtgaccctagatttgctttcccaccggagctcactcagttgattcaacagcagaatacactgatgcaattgctagtccagaaccaaggcaacaacaacaacaataacaacaacccaccgccaccccctccagttgacaacttagcccattttctgaggttacaaccgccggtgttttctagtagcaccgagcccatagttgctgatgactggctacacaggattggaagggagttaaccactgtaggttgcacagatgctgagaaggtgcgttttgccgcacacaattggatggacctgcagcctcatggtgggagaattacacagccaccttccctatagccaatgttacttgggagcagtttcagcaagcgttCCACACtactcatgtctcaactggagctatgagtatgaataagcgtgagtttcgcaacttacgacagggcaatcgtactgtggggcagtacgtggatgagtttagtaagttagcccgctacgccccagatgatgtggccacagatgccgtgaagcaagagaagtttatggaagggctgaatgatgagatgagtatacAGTTAATGGTGGcgacatttaacaactaccaggagttggtagataaggctcttatgattgaagggaagcagcagcagattgagagccgcaaaaggaagaatggacaagggaagtacaattcaggagctcaacagaaaccTCGGTTCACCCCGAACTctggaggatatacccataaccatggaggccataaccaaaATGGAGGAAgctcgcataaccacaatggctcTAGGAATGGAAATGGGAGTGGAGCAAGcagtcagaaccgctctaacccaagcacacccgccaagaaggaccaaagtcatgttacttgtttcaagtgcgggaagactggacactatgccaatgagtgtcctgaactcaagaatggtaatggcaatggaagctctgggaagaagcccaacccttttaataagggccgagtgaaccacgtgaacgtggaggaggttgaagagcagccagacacaattatcgataagtttttggttaagtcatttaccgctcttgttcttctcgatactggtgcatcacattcatacatttcaaggggatttgtggacaagtttaagttacccaccttagaccttaggacacccttgttagtaagctcaccaggagcagagtatatggccagccaatggtgcgaccggatacccttaaACATTGGCAGCCatattttcccctcagacctaataattctggagtcacaaggattggatgtgatattgggtatggattggctatagAAGTATGGgggaaacattgactgtgctagtaggtcaattctactcaacaccccggagggaaaaatgattaagtatgtatccaggcatacccCAAAGAGGACTCACCTAAACTCCTTAACAGgcgttgttcaggaggaagtgcctgtagtgaaggattacccggatgtatttctagaggaactACTAGGCATGCCgctggatcgagacattgagtttttgatagagccgttgccaggcaccggaccagtatcgaagagaccataccggatgtccgcgaatgatctggaggagattaagaaacatattaaggagttattggagaaaggttacattcgacgaagctcgtcaccatggggagccccagtgctcttggttgagaagaaggataaatctctgagaatggtggttgattatcgtgcattgaatgaagtgatgatcaagaacaagtacccactgccgatgatcaatgatttgtttgaccagctgcaaggagctaaagtattttccaagatcgatcttcgatcaggataccaccaattgaagatccgagaacaggatatacccaagacatccttcaccacaaggtacgggctatatgagtacacggttatgtcatttggactgacaaatgcccctacctatttcatgagtatgatgaataaggtgttcatggagttcttggataaatttgtcgtggtgttcattgatgacattttggtgtactcgaagaatgaagaggaacacaaggagcatttgcgtttagttcttgagaagctcagggaacatcagttatacgccaaatttagcaaatgtgagtttt
The sequence above is drawn from the Triticum aestivum cultivar Chinese Spring chromosome 7A, IWGSC CS RefSeq v2.1, whole genome shotgun sequence genome and encodes:
- the LOC123152762 gene encoding manganese-dependent ADP-ribose/CDP-alcohol diphosphatase → MLAHPGGVGVVRASVAREPLFTFGVIADVQYADIPDGRSFLGVPRYYRHSITVLQRAVRSWNSHKAGVKFCVNFGDIVDGFCPKDRSLSAVQAVVAEFDRFHGGPAYHMLGNHCLYNLPRSELVSVLRMPGRAYYDFSPWPGYRFVVLDAYDFSAVGWPRDHPVAAAARRFLEERNPNSDKNSPTGLAGEDRRFVMFNGGVGEEQLRWLDGVLRDASRRGETVVVCSHLPLHPGAASPAGLMWNYEEALAVVHRHGCVAACLAGHDHKGGYAVDACGVHHRTLEAALECPPGTDAFGHVDVFPGRLSLAGSGRMASTDMLLTLPRLS